The following proteins are encoded in a genomic region of Micromonospora olivasterospora:
- the katG gene encoding catalase/peroxidase HPI yields the protein MSENHDAVVHDAEAGSESRCPVAHGRAPHPTQGGGNRGWWPNQLNLKILAKNPAVANPLGGEFDYAEAFKSLDLAAVKRDIAEVLTTSQDWWPADYGHYGPFMIRMAWHSAGTYRISDGRGGAGAGQQRFAPLNSWPDNGNLDKARRLLWPVKKKYGQRLSWADLMILAGNVALESMGFKTFGFAGGRPDVWEPDEDVYWGPETTWLGDDRYTGDRELENPLAAVQMGLIYVNPEGPNGNPDPIAAARDIRETFRRMAMNDEETVALIAGGHTFGKTHGAGPTDHVGPEPEGAPIEEQGFGWRSSFGTGKGADTITSGLEVTWTTTPTAWSNNFFENLFGYEWELTKSPAGAHQWKPKDGAGEGTVPHAHDASKRIAPNMLTTDLALRFDPIYEQISRRFLANPDEFADAFARAWFKLTHRDMGPIQRYLGPEVPTETLIWQDPLPAVDHELVDAADVAALMGQILASGLTVAELVSTAWASASTFRGSDKRGGANGARVRLAPQNGWEVNNPDELARVLRTLEGVQAAFNASQTGGKKISLADLIVLAGGVGVEQAARNAGFDVQVPFTPGRTDASQEQTDVESFAAMEPTHDGFRNYLGKGHRLPAEFLLLDKANLLTLSAPEMTVLVGGLRVLGANHQQSSLGVLTATPGSLTNDFFVNLLDLGTTWKPTSEDANTFEGRDDATGEVRWTGSRVDLVFGSNSELRALAEVYASDDAREKFVRDFVAAWVKVMELDRYGLA from the coding sequence ATGTCCGAGAACCATGACGCCGTCGTCCACGACGCGGAGGCGGGCAGCGAGTCCCGCTGCCCGGTCGCGCACGGACGCGCCCCCCACCCGACCCAGGGCGGCGGCAACCGCGGCTGGTGGCCCAACCAGCTCAACCTGAAGATCCTCGCCAAGAACCCCGCCGTGGCGAACCCCCTCGGCGGGGAGTTCGACTACGCCGAGGCGTTCAAGAGCCTCGACCTCGCCGCCGTGAAGCGGGACATCGCCGAGGTGCTGACCACCTCGCAGGACTGGTGGCCGGCCGACTACGGCCACTACGGCCCGTTCATGATCCGGATGGCGTGGCACAGCGCCGGCACGTACCGGATCAGCGACGGCCGCGGCGGCGCGGGCGCCGGCCAGCAGCGCTTCGCGCCGCTGAACAGCTGGCCGGACAACGGCAACCTCGACAAGGCCCGCCGCCTGCTGTGGCCGGTCAAGAAGAAGTACGGCCAGAGGCTCTCGTGGGCCGACCTGATGATCCTCGCCGGCAACGTCGCCCTGGAGTCGATGGGCTTCAAGACCTTCGGCTTCGCCGGTGGCCGCCCGGACGTCTGGGAACCCGACGAGGACGTCTACTGGGGTCCCGAGACCACCTGGCTCGGCGACGATCGCTACACCGGCGACCGGGAGCTGGAGAACCCGCTCGCCGCCGTCCAGATGGGCCTCATCTACGTCAACCCCGAGGGCCCGAACGGCAACCCGGACCCGATCGCCGCGGCCCGCGACATCCGCGAGACGTTCCGCCGCATGGCGATGAACGACGAGGAGACGGTCGCGCTGATCGCCGGCGGGCACACCTTCGGCAAGACCCACGGTGCGGGCCCGACCGACCACGTCGGCCCCGAGCCCGAGGGCGCCCCGATCGAGGAGCAGGGCTTCGGCTGGCGGAGCAGCTTCGGCACCGGCAAGGGCGCGGACACCATCACCAGCGGCCTCGAGGTCACCTGGACCACGACGCCGACGGCGTGGAGCAACAACTTCTTCGAGAACCTCTTCGGGTACGAGTGGGAGCTGACCAAGAGCCCGGCCGGGGCCCACCAGTGGAAGCCGAAGGACGGCGCGGGCGAGGGGACCGTCCCCCACGCCCACGACGCCTCGAAGCGGATCGCCCCGAACATGCTGACGACGGACCTCGCGCTCCGGTTCGACCCGATCTACGAGCAGATCTCGCGGCGCTTCCTGGCCAACCCGGACGAGTTCGCCGACGCCTTCGCCCGGGCGTGGTTCAAGCTGACCCACCGCGACATGGGTCCGATCCAGCGCTACCTCGGACCGGAGGTCCCGACCGAGACGCTGATCTGGCAGGACCCGCTCCCCGCGGTCGACCACGAACTCGTGGACGCCGCCGACGTGGCCGCCCTCATGGGCCAGATCCTCGCCTCCGGCCTGACGGTCGCCGAGCTGGTCTCGACCGCCTGGGCGTCGGCGTCGACGTTCCGCGGCAGCGACAAGCGCGGCGGCGCCAACGGCGCGCGCGTCCGCCTCGCGCCGCAGAACGGCTGGGAGGTCAACAACCCGGACGAGCTGGCGCGGGTGCTGCGTACCCTGGAGGGCGTCCAGGCGGCGTTCAACGCGTCCCAGACCGGCGGGAAGAAGATCTCGCTCGCCGACCTGATCGTGCTCGCCGGTGGCGTCGGCGTCGAGCAGGCCGCCAGGAACGCCGGCTTCGACGTCCAGGTCCCCTTCACCCCGGGCCGCACGGACGCCTCGCAGGAGCAGACCGACGTCGAGTCCTTCGCCGCGATGGAGCCCACCCACGACGGGTTCCGCAACTACCTCGGGAAGGGCCACCGCCTGCCGGCCGAGTTCCTCCTGCTCGACAAGGCGAACCTGCTGACCCTGAGCGCGCCCGAGATGACGGTCCTCGTCGGCGGTCTGCGCGTCCTGGGCGCGAACCACCAGCAGTCGTCGCTGGGCGTCCTCACCGCGACCCCCGGGTCGCTGACCAACGACTTCTTCGTCAACCTGCTCGACCTGGGCACGACGTGGAAGCCGACGTCCGAGGACGCGAACACCTTCGAGGGGCGCGACGACGCCACGGGCGAGGTCAGGTGGACCGGCAGCCGGGTCGACCTCGTCTTCGGGTCGAACTCCGAACTGCGTGCGCTCGCGGAGGTCTACGCGAGCGACGACGCGCGGGAGAAGTTCGTCCGCGACTTCGTCGCCGCGTGGGTCAAGGTGATGGAGCTCGACCGGTACGGCCTCGCGTGA
- a CDS encoding NAD-dependent epimerase/dehydratase family protein, translating into MRVFVAGASGAIGRLLVPLLLADGHEVTGTSRSAAGVRALQHHGADAVQVDVYDRQALTAAVRDAAPEVVMHQLTALAEGNPADNARIRREGTRNLADAAAAGVRRLVAQSIAWAYEPGDTPATEETPLDLSAEGPRAVTVGGVHALETRAAQMDHVVLRYGTFYGPGTWYRPDDRIGRQFREGGFTATDAVTSFVHVEDAAIAAAAALRWPAGIYNIVDDEPAPALDWAPVLAAALGAPRPRAGAGRAGWERGADNSLSRTKLDWQPRYASWREGFATLS; encoded by the coding sequence ATGCGTGTCTTCGTCGCCGGAGCCTCCGGTGCGATCGGGCGCCTCCTCGTGCCGCTCCTGCTGGCCGACGGCCACGAGGTGACCGGCACCAGCCGCAGTGCGGCGGGTGTGCGGGCGCTACAACACCACGGTGCGGACGCGGTCCAGGTCGACGTCTACGACCGCCAGGCCCTGACCGCAGCGGTGCGGGACGCCGCCCCCGAGGTGGTGATGCACCAGCTGACCGCTCTGGCGGAGGGAAACCCGGCCGACAACGCCCGGATCCGGCGGGAGGGCACCCGCAACCTGGCCGACGCGGCGGCGGCGGGCGTGCGACGGCTGGTGGCCCAGTCGATCGCCTGGGCGTACGAACCGGGCGACACTCCGGCCACCGAGGAGACGCCGCTCGACCTGTCCGCCGAAGGCCCGCGTGCGGTGACCGTCGGAGGGGTGCACGCGCTGGAGACGCGGGCGGCGCAGATGGACCATGTGGTGCTGCGTTACGGCACCTTCTACGGCCCCGGCACCTGGTACCGCCCGGACGACCGCATCGGCCGCCAGTTCCGCGAAGGCGGATTCACCGCCACTGACGCGGTGACCTCGTTCGTCCACGTCGAGGACGCCGCGATCGCCGCCGCGGCGGCCCTGCGGTGGCCCGCCGGGATCTACAACATCGTCGACGACGAGCCTGCCCCGGCCCTCGACTGGGCCCCCGTCCTCGCCGCGGCGTTGGGCGCACCCCGCCCCCGGGCCGGTGCGGGCCGGGCCGGTTGGGAACGCGGCGCCGACAATTCTCTGAGCCGGACGAAACTCGATTGGCAGCCGAGATATGCCAGCTGGCGGGAGGGCTTCGCCACGCTGTCCTGA
- the cofC gene encoding 2-phospho-L-lactate guanylyltransferase — protein sequence MTNGSWVVVVPAKPFAAAKTRCADLDVSERSALARAMLLDVVGGLTRARRVRAVVVAATDPEVAGAALSCGAVVAGTTRGPDLNREVLDALTVAREALPDARLAVAMADLAGAQPADFDAALAAAGSHSRAIVSDADGTGTTMVTLTVPGEFRPFLGPGSRCRFLADGYHDLPVAAPGLRRDVDTVSHLLALGTDRLGGATRSWCGSPASTASRPRRSAEY from the coding sequence ATGACGAACGGTTCGTGGGTGGTGGTCGTACCGGCCAAGCCCTTCGCAGCGGCCAAGACCAGATGCGCGGACCTCGACGTCTCCGAACGGAGCGCGTTGGCCCGGGCGATGCTGCTCGACGTCGTCGGCGGGCTGACCCGGGCCCGTCGGGTGCGCGCCGTCGTCGTCGCCGCGACCGACCCGGAGGTGGCCGGCGCGGCGCTGTCCTGCGGCGCCGTGGTCGCCGGCACCACCCGCGGGCCGGACCTGAACCGGGAGGTCCTCGACGCGCTCACCGTCGCCAGGGAGGCGCTTCCCGACGCGCGGCTGGCCGTCGCCATGGCCGATCTCGCCGGAGCGCAACCCGCGGACTTCGACGCGGCACTGGCGGCGGCCGGCTCCCACTCACGGGCCATCGTCTCGGACGCCGACGGCACTGGGACCACCATGGTGACGCTCACCGTTCCCGGCGAGTTCCGGCCCTTCCTCGGCCCCGGCTCCCGATGCCGGTTCCTCGCCGACGGCTACCACGACCTCCCGGTGGCCGCGCCTGGGCTGCGGCGGGACGTGGACACCGTCTCCCATCTGCTCGCGCTCGGGACCGACCGCCTGGGCGGGGCGACCCGTTCGTGGTGCGGGTCACCGGCGTCGACCGCCAGCCGGCCGCGCCGGTCCGCCGAATACTGA
- a CDS encoding PLP-dependent aminotransferase family protein: protein MTAADRAGLDLFVEIARQGPRRAAVEDALREAIRSGRLPARTRLPSSRDLAGQLGLARGTVTHAYAQLVAEGWLEGATGRGTWVADGAAAPLRTPAPPATLPPPAAYDLRPGRPDVAAFPREAWGRELMRVMRDAPAAAFGYGDPRGRPELRATLAAYLGRVRGVRVDPAHLVVCSGYTQALNLLTDVLADAGARTAAMEDPAIPQHVAVVGRRLSIVDARVDAAGIVLSGPAPDVVVCTPAHQFPRGVTMAPARRAELLTLASNDGTWIIEDDYDGEFRYARPAVGALQGRRPDKVIYVGTASKSLGPAVRLGWIACPPELVEPLTAAKQLADRQTGPIDQLALAGLIDSGAYDRHLRAARSSYRRRLDALTTAVADRLPGARLAGVAAGLQTILEIPGADERDLQQRLRAASVHVHVLGDYLRHTPSDGRHASLVIGFATPPAHAYGPAVTTLLDTLAP, encoded by the coding sequence GTGACCGCTGCGGACCGTGCTGGTCTGGACCTGTTCGTCGAGATCGCCCGCCAGGGCCCCCGGCGTGCCGCGGTGGAGGACGCCCTGCGGGAGGCGATCCGCTCCGGGCGGCTACCCGCACGGACCAGACTGCCCTCGTCGCGGGACCTGGCCGGGCAGCTCGGGCTGGCTCGGGGCACCGTCACGCACGCCTACGCCCAGCTTGTCGCCGAGGGATGGCTGGAGGGCGCAACCGGCCGGGGCACGTGGGTGGCTGACGGGGCGGCGGCGCCGCTGCGCACGCCCGCGCCGCCGGCGACCCTGCCGCCGCCGGCGGCGTACGATCTGCGGCCCGGCCGGCCGGACGTGGCCGCGTTCCCGCGTGAGGCTTGGGGCCGCGAGCTGATGCGGGTCATGCGGGACGCGCCGGCTGCGGCCTTCGGGTACGGCGATCCGCGCGGCCGGCCGGAGCTGCGTGCCACGCTCGCCGCCTACCTCGGCCGGGTGCGCGGCGTGCGGGTCGACCCGGCGCACCTGGTCGTCTGCTCCGGGTACACGCAAGCCCTGAACCTGCTCACCGACGTGCTGGCCGACGCCGGAGCACGCACCGCCGCGATGGAGGACCCGGCGATCCCGCAGCACGTGGCCGTCGTCGGCCGCCGGCTGTCGATTGTCGACGCCAGGGTGGACGCCGCCGGCATCGTCCTGTCCGGCCCCGCCCCGGACGTGGTCGTCTGCACCCCCGCGCACCAGTTCCCGCGGGGCGTGACCATGGCCCCGGCCCGGCGGGCGGAGCTGCTAACGCTGGCGAGCAACGACGGCACCTGGATCATCGAGGACGACTACGACGGTGAGTTCCGCTACGCCCGGCCCGCCGTCGGCGCGCTCCAGGGCCGCCGCCCGGACAAGGTGATCTACGTCGGGACCGCCAGCAAATCGCTCGGCCCGGCCGTCCGGCTGGGCTGGATCGCCTGCCCGCCGGAGCTGGTGGAACCGCTGACCGCGGCCAAACAGCTCGCCGACCGGCAGACGGGCCCAATCGACCAGCTCGCCCTCGCCGGATTGATCGACTCCGGCGCCTACGACCGGCACCTGCGCGCGGCGCGGTCGTCCTACCGCCGGCGTCTCGACGCGCTGACCACGGCGGTGGCCGACCGGCTGCCCGGTGCCCGGCTGGCCGGGGTGGCCGCGGGCCTGCAGACGATCCTCGAGATCCCCGGCGCCGACGAGCGCGACCTGCAGCAGCGGCTGCGAGCGGCCTCGGTGCACGTGCACGTCCTCGGCGACTACCTGCGGCACACACCTTCGGACGGCCGGCACGCGAGCCTGGTCATCGGCTTCGCCACCCCGCCGGCACACGCCTACGGCCCGGCGGTCACCACGCTGCTGGACACACTCGCGCCGTAA
- a CDS encoding MFS transporter — translation MAQPSSGAAAFAAPTSTPPSRISRSKVLLMAFAVAAIVANLYYVQPLLPDLSADLGGSADMVGLSVTVTQLGYAAGLILLVPLGDLLANRGLVVSMLSAGSVALAATALAPNPVALLISLAVVGLSSAAINVLIQLAATLAGDHERGRVVGTLMTGLLLGVLLARTVSGAVGDMAGWRAVYALGAVLIAVLALALRPGLPALTARGGTSYPRLLASIVAIVRRERFLRRRMAFGFVGFAAFQLLWTALPFLLAAEPYSYSSTTIGLFGLIGAAGVVCAQVAGRLLDRGLTHPATGVLTLSLAVAWATAFSGRTQLVLLVAGIILLDIGVQGIHVLNQTRIYVFEPAIRSRVTTAYMTSYFLGGAFGGGLAVFLVPRTGWTGVCVAGGVLATAAALLWLADRGVAEPATAPPAPQLGES, via the coding sequence ATGGCCCAACCGAGCTCCGGGGCCGCGGCGTTCGCCGCGCCGACCTCCACCCCACCATCTCGGATCAGCCGTTCCAAGGTCCTGCTCATGGCATTCGCTGTGGCCGCGATCGTGGCGAATCTGTATTACGTCCAGCCCCTGCTGCCGGACCTGAGCGCCGACCTGGGCGGTTCCGCGGACATGGTCGGTCTCAGCGTCACCGTGACCCAACTGGGGTATGCCGCCGGCCTGATTCTGTTGGTCCCGCTAGGCGACCTGCTCGCCAACCGGGGACTGGTGGTCAGCATGTTGTCGGCCGGCTCGGTGGCGCTGGCCGCGACGGCCCTCGCGCCGAACCCGGTGGCGCTACTGATCTCCCTCGCCGTTGTCGGCCTGTCCAGCGCCGCGATCAACGTGCTGATCCAGCTCGCCGCGACGCTCGCCGGCGACCACGAGCGGGGCCGGGTCGTGGGCACCCTGATGACCGGCCTGCTCCTGGGTGTGCTGCTGGCCCGGACGGTGTCCGGCGCCGTCGGCGACATGGCCGGCTGGCGGGCTGTCTACGCCCTGGGCGCCGTGCTCATCGCAGTCCTGGCGCTGGCGCTGCGCCCGGGGTTGCCGGCCCTGACCGCGCGCGGTGGCACCAGCTACCCCCGGCTGCTCGCCTCGATCGTCGCCATCGTCCGGCGAGAGCGGTTCCTGCGCCGCCGGATGGCGTTCGGCTTCGTCGGCTTCGCCGCGTTCCAGCTGCTGTGGACGGCCCTGCCGTTCCTGCTGGCCGCCGAGCCGTATTCGTACTCGAGCACCACGATCGGCCTGTTCGGCCTGATCGGCGCCGCCGGGGTGGTGTGTGCGCAGGTGGCCGGCCGTCTGCTCGACCGCGGATTGACCCATCCCGCCACCGGCGTGCTGACCCTGTCCCTCGCCGTGGCGTGGGCGACGGCCTTCAGCGGCCGGACCCAACTGGTCCTGCTGGTGGCCGGGATCATCCTGCTCGACATCGGCGTGCAGGGCATCCACGTGCTCAACCAGACCCGGATCTACGTGTTCGAGCCGGCCATCCGTTCCCGGGTCACCACCGCGTACATGACGTCCTACTTCCTGGGCGGGGCGTTCGGCGGCGGCCTCGCCGTGTTCCTCGTCCCGCGAACCGGCTGGACCGGCGTGTGTGTCGCCGGTGGCGTGCTCGCCACCGCGGCCGCGCTGCTCTGGCTCGCCGACCGTGGGGTCGCCGAACCGGCGACCGCCCCGCCAGCACCACAGTTGGGAGAGAGCTGA
- the hydA gene encoding dihydropyrimidinase: protein MPTTLITNGTVVNADAAVRADVLVRDGRIVALGAGPDWTADHVVDATGKLVMPGGIDAHTHLEYPVDGFSTHTADDFHTGTVAAAYGGTTTVLDFVKKEPDRSLYDTYLRRRDAAATKAVIDVGLHAIVPPRAAQPDVLDDLRRLVAEGATSWKFFMAYPGQMVEDNELLDGFELARELGVLPMVHAENGHMVAREVRRLVDSGRTAESFHLRAHGHESEAEAVHRAVVLADTIGTPLYVVHVSSAAAADEISRARAAGSRVWGETCPQYLVVAYEDYADLGERAAAYVCSPPIRERSNQDGLWRMLATGALSTVATDHAGFCLHQPDDLPPQKMRSPGYFPKVPNGVPGIEDRLMVLWQAGVVGGLIDPCRFVDLVATRPAKLFGLFPHKGIVAVGADADLVVWDPAADHVITAAGSHMRTDYNIYEGMRVTGKPVHVFSRGEHLVDAAGLRHATPGRGTFLTRAAPRLS, encoded by the coding sequence ATGCCAACGACGTTGATCACCAACGGCACGGTCGTCAACGCCGACGCCGCGGTCCGCGCCGACGTGCTGGTGCGGGACGGCCGGATCGTCGCCCTCGGCGCCGGGCCGGACTGGACCGCCGACCACGTCGTCGACGCGACCGGGAAGCTGGTCATGCCCGGTGGCATCGACGCGCATACACACCTGGAGTACCCGGTCGACGGGTTCAGCACCCACACCGCCGACGACTTCCACACCGGGACCGTCGCGGCCGCGTACGGCGGTACGACCACCGTCCTCGACTTCGTCAAGAAGGAGCCGGACCGGTCGCTGTACGACACCTATCTGCGGCGGCGGGACGCGGCAGCGACGAAGGCCGTGATCGACGTGGGCCTGCACGCCATCGTGCCGCCCCGCGCAGCCCAGCCGGACGTCCTCGACGACCTGCGCCGGCTGGTGGCCGAGGGCGCCACCAGCTGGAAGTTCTTCATGGCCTACCCGGGCCAGATGGTCGAGGACAACGAGTTGCTCGACGGCTTCGAGTTGGCGCGCGAACTCGGCGTACTGCCGATGGTGCACGCCGAGAACGGACACATGGTCGCCCGGGAGGTCCGGCGCCTGGTGGACAGCGGCCGGACCGCCGAGAGCTTCCACCTGCGGGCACACGGGCACGAGTCCGAGGCCGAGGCGGTGCATCGGGCCGTCGTGCTCGCCGACACCATCGGCACACCGCTGTACGTGGTGCACGTCTCCAGCGCGGCGGCGGCCGACGAGATCAGCCGGGCCCGGGCGGCCGGGTCGCGGGTGTGGGGCGAGACCTGCCCCCAGTACCTGGTCGTGGCCTACGAGGACTACGCGGACCTCGGGGAACGGGCCGCCGCATACGTCTGCTCCCCACCGATCCGGGAACGCAGCAACCAGGACGGCCTGTGGCGGATGCTCGCCACCGGCGCCCTGTCCACCGTCGCCACCGACCACGCCGGCTTCTGCCTGCACCAGCCCGACGACCTGCCGCCGCAGAAGATGCGCAGCCCCGGTTACTTCCCCAAGGTGCCCAACGGTGTCCCGGGCATCGAGGACCGGCTGATGGTCCTCTGGCAGGCCGGGGTGGTCGGCGGGCTGATCGATCCGTGCCGCTTCGTGGACCTGGTCGCCACCCGGCCGGCCAAACTGTTCGGCCTCTTCCCGCACAAGGGCATCGTCGCCGTCGGGGCGGACGCCGACCTGGTGGTCTGGGACCCGGCGGCCGATCACGTGATCACGGCGGCGGGTTCGCACATGCGCACCGACTACAACATCTACGAGGGCATGCGGGTGACCGGCAAGCCGGTACACGTGTTCTCCCGGGGTGAGCACCTGGTCGACGCGGCCGGCCTCCGGCACGCCACCCCCGGCCGGGGAACCTTCCTGACCCGCGCCGCGCCGCGCCTCTCCTGA
- a CDS encoding LLM class flavin-dependent oxidoreductase has product MKLPLGIHVGERLSLEQTYWQAEFADQNGFESVWVAEGRLARDGIVPAAIIASRTRNVKIGTGVVNNKSRNAALMAVTFKTLDEVAPGRAILGIGAWWEPLATKVGQPLAKPIKSMREYITVLQAFFRNEVVSFDGEFVQMKDVRFDSMYRENKPVDIPIYIGAVGPRMLELAGEISDGVHMDFLLPPSYLIGARAAIDRGVARRTDGRDGIDLTQIVACSVNDDDPQEAIDACKAFLTLYLCQQPHIAEHCGVERELVDRLQEIAGWPATPDDIKRAMRLVPNSLVQNVTACGSTDDAFQKLQSYHEAGLRCPIISTLGDKEQTLTRLAQAAKG; this is encoded by the coding sequence ATGAAACTTCCCCTGGGTATCCACGTCGGAGAGCGACTCAGCCTGGAACAGACCTACTGGCAGGCCGAGTTCGCCGACCAGAACGGGTTCGAGTCCGTGTGGGTCGCCGAGGGGCGACTCGCCCGCGACGGCATCGTCCCGGCGGCGATCATCGCGAGCAGGACCAGGAACGTGAAGATCGGCACCGGTGTCGTCAACAACAAGAGCCGCAACGCGGCCCTGATGGCGGTCACCTTCAAGACCCTGGACGAGGTGGCGCCGGGCCGGGCGATTCTGGGCATCGGCGCCTGGTGGGAGCCCCTGGCGACGAAGGTCGGCCAGCCGCTGGCCAAGCCGATCAAGTCGATGCGCGAGTACATCACCGTCCTGCAGGCGTTCTTCCGCAACGAGGTCGTCTCCTTCGACGGCGAGTTCGTGCAGATGAAGGACGTGCGCTTCGACAGCATGTACCGCGAGAACAAGCCGGTCGACATCCCGATCTACATCGGCGCGGTCGGCCCCCGCATGCTCGAACTCGCCGGCGAGATCAGCGACGGCGTGCACATGGACTTCCTGCTTCCCCCGTCGTACCTGATCGGCGCCCGTGCGGCGATCGACCGGGGGGTGGCCAGGCGGACCGACGGCCGCGACGGCATCGACCTGACCCAGATCGTGGCGTGCAGCGTCAACGACGACGACCCGCAGGAGGCCATCGACGCCTGCAAGGCATTCCTCACCCTCTATCTCTGTCAGCAGCCGCACATCGCCGAGCACTGCGGGGTGGAGCGCGAACTCGTCGACCGGTTGCAGGAGATCGCGGGCTGGCCCGCCACGCCGGACGACATCAAGCGGGCGATGCGGCTGGTCCCCAACAGCCTGGTGCAGAACGTCACCGCCTGCGGCTCCACCGACGACGCCTTCCAGAAGCTGCAGTCGTACCACGAGGCCGGGCTGCGCTGCCCGATCATCTCCACCCTGGGTGACAAGGAGCAGACCCTCACCCGGCTCGCCCAGGCCGCGAAGGGGTGA
- the npdG gene encoding NADPH-dependent F420 reductase, producing MTDNLSTRIAVVGGTGPQGRGLGYRLARAGHEVVLGSRDAQRATTAAEELSAQAGGARITGATNLAAAESAGIVLLAVPYDGHAQLVTSMAQALAGKLVVSCVNPLSFDRFGPYGRTVSAGSAAEEAAEIVPSATVVGAFHHLAAPLLLDPDADLSHEDVLVCGDATAAKERVMALAADVTGGRALDAGRLRLARQLEPLTAVLISVNKRYRTRSGVALTGLAPAAGKVPA from the coding sequence ATGACGGACAACCTTTCCACCCGCATCGCCGTGGTCGGTGGCACCGGCCCGCAGGGCCGGGGGCTGGGCTACCGCCTGGCGCGCGCCGGACACGAGGTCGTACTCGGCTCCCGTGACGCCCAGCGGGCCACCACCGCTGCCGAGGAGCTGTCCGCGCAGGCCGGCGGTGCCCGGATCACCGGTGCGACGAACCTGGCGGCTGCGGAGAGCGCCGGCATCGTGCTGCTTGCCGTGCCGTACGACGGACACGCCCAACTGGTGACCAGCATGGCGCAGGCGTTGGCCGGCAAACTCGTCGTCAGCTGCGTCAATCCGCTGAGCTTCGACCGGTTCGGGCCGTACGGTCGCACCGTCTCGGCCGGAAGCGCCGCCGAGGAGGCCGCCGAAATCGTCCCCTCGGCCACCGTGGTCGGGGCGTTCCACCACCTGGCCGCCCCCCTCCTGCTCGATCCGGACGCGGACCTGAGCCACGAGGACGTCCTGGTCTGCGGTGACGCCACCGCCGCCAAGGAGCGGGTGATGGCCCTCGCCGCCGACGTGACGGGCGGTCGGGCCCTCGACGCCGGCCGGCTGCGGCTGGCCCGGCAACTGGAACCCCTGACCGCAGTCCTGATCAGCGTGAACAAGCGGTACAGAACACGTTCCGGGGTGGCTCTCACCGGCCTGGCCCCGGCTGCCGGAAAGGTCCCCGCGTGA
- a CDS encoding nitrilase-related carbon-nitrogen hydrolase: MKLAALQLRATDDRDETIGRAADLIDEAAAQGARILLLPELFAVPFVQPEPDLDYFRYAEGLDGPSNRMAAERSKRYRMTVVSSIFEAGQLPGVYHNTACTYVDGELRSVYRKSHLPFSNGFPEKFYFRPGGTEPEVVQTGETGVGTIICYERHFPELSRIVALRGGSVLCVPVASASAPMREVFQLELRAHAVFNGLFVICANRVGTEGVKDYFGLSAIYGPNGDVLAQAADDRDDVAVAEVDLSLVDLARRRRPFLRDRRPELYGRLTSMEPGA, from the coding sequence GTGAAACTCGCCGCCCTGCAACTTCGTGCTACCGACGACCGGGACGAGACGATCGGGCGTGCCGCCGACCTGATCGACGAGGCTGCCGCCCAGGGTGCCCGGATCCTGCTGCTGCCAGAGCTGTTCGCGGTGCCCTTCGTCCAGCCGGAGCCCGACCTCGACTACTTCCGGTACGCCGAGGGACTTGACGGCCCGTCAAATCGGATGGCGGCCGAGCGGTCGAAGCGGTACCGGATGACCGTCGTCTCGTCGATCTTCGAGGCGGGGCAGCTGCCGGGGGTGTACCACAACACCGCCTGCACCTACGTCGACGGCGAACTCAGGTCGGTGTACCGCAAGTCGCACCTGCCGTTCTCCAACGGCTTCCCCGAGAAGTTCTACTTCCGTCCGGGCGGCACAGAGCCGGAGGTGGTCCAGACCGGTGAGACCGGAGTCGGCACCATCATCTGCTACGAGCGGCACTTCCCCGAGCTGAGCCGTATCGTCGCCCTGCGCGGCGGATCGGTGCTCTGCGTTCCCGTCGCCTCGGCGAGCGCCCCGATGCGTGAGGTGTTCCAGCTGGAGCTGCGCGCACACGCCGTGTTCAACGGGCTCTTCGTGATCTGCGCCAACCGGGTCGGCACCGAGGGGGTGAAGGACTACTTCGGGCTCAGCGCGATCTACGGTCCCAACGGCGACGTGCTCGCCCAAGCCGCCGACGACCGTGACGACGTGGCGGTGGCCGAGGTGGACCTGAGCCTGGTCGACCTCGCCCGCCGCCGACGCCCCTTCCTCCGCGACCGGCGACCCGAGCTGTACGGGCGGCTGACCAGCATGGAACCCGGCGCATGA